From a single Raphanus sativus cultivar WK10039 chromosome 3, ASM80110v3, whole genome shotgun sequence genomic region:
- the LOC108847853 gene encoding S-formylglutathione hydrolase, translating to MESGLSEIGSTKMFDGFNKRYKHYSDTLGCSMTFSIYFPPSSSSSRRFPVLYWLSGLTCTDENFIIKSGAQRAASTRGIALVVPDTSPRGLNIEGEADSYDLGVGAGFYLNATQEKWKNWRMYDYIVSELPKLLSDNFSQLDTTRASISGHSMGGHGALTIYLKNLDKYKSVSAFAPIANPINCQWGQKAFTNYLGDNKAAWEEYDATCLISKFNNLSATILIDQGESDQFFPDQLLPNNFEEACKKVNAPLLLRLHPGYDHSYYFIATFIEDHITHHSQALKL from the exons atggagTCAGGGCTAAGCGAGATCGGAAGCACGAAGATGTTCGATGGATTCAACAAAAGATACAAACACTACAGTGATACACTTGGCTGTTCCATGACTTTCTCCATCTACTtccctccttcttcttcatcttcccgTAGATTCCCT GTGCTTTACTGGCTCTCTGGACTCACCTGCACAGACGAGAACTTCATCATCAAGTCCGGAGCTCAGCGTGCTGCTTCTACCCGCGGCATTGCTCTTGTTGTTCCAGACACTTCTCCAA GAGGATTGAATATTGAAGGGGAAGCAGACAGTTACGACTTGGGAGTAGGTGCTGGGTTTTACCTGAATGCTACTCAGGAGAAGTGGAAGAACTGGCGTATGTATGACTATATTGTCTCAGAGTTGCCCAAACTCCTGAGTGACAACTTTTCTCAGCTTGACACAACAAGGGCATCTATCTCTGGACACTCCATGGGTGGACATGGAGCTCTTACTATTTACCTGAAGAACCTAGACAAGTATaag TCTGTGTCAGCATTTGCACCAATTGCCAATCCCATAAACTGCCAGTGGGGACAGAAAGCATTCACCAATTATCTAGGCGACAACAAGGCTGCTTGGGAG GAATATGATGCCACTTGTCTTATTTCAAAGTTCAACAACCTGTCTGCCACAATTCTTATTGATCAG GGAGAAAGCGACCAGTTCTTCCCTGATCAGTTATTGCCAAACAATTTTGAAGAGGCATGCAAGAAGGTGAATGCGCCGCTCTTACTACGTCTGCACCCAGGATACGACCACTCCTACTACTTTATTGCTACCTTCATCGAAGACCACATCACTCACCATTCTCAAGCCCTTAAGCTGTAG
- the LOC108847852 gene encoding cytokinin dehydrogenase 1-like isoform X1: protein MGVTSSLRRNNKSFLRIFMVLVLSCIPGRTNLCSNNSVTTPIDLPIRSSLDSLDLEGYISFNDVHNASKDFGNRYQLPPLAVLHPRSVSDISTMVRHIVHLGSTSNLTVAARGHGHSLQGQALAHQGVVINMESLRSLDIKIHKGKQPYVDVSGGESWINILRETLKYGLSPKSWTDYLHLTVGGTLSNAGISGQAFKYGPQINNVYQLEIVTGKGEVMTCSEKQNSELFHSVLGGLGQFGIITRARIALGPAPHMVKWIRVLYSDFSVFSRDQEHLITKKNGFDYVEGFVTVNRTDLLDNWRSSFSPNDSTGASQFKSEGKTLYCLEVVKYYNLEEANSMHQEVEQLLSELSYIQSTLFSSEVPYIEFLDRVHIAEIKLRAKGLWEVPHPWLNLLIPKSSIFEFATEVFNNILTSNNNGPILIYPVNQSKWNKHTSLITPDEDIFYLVAFLPSAVPNPNSGTNNLEYLLRQNQKVLNFCAEANINVKQYLPHYETQREWRSHFGNRWETFAKRKHVYDPLAILAPGHRIFQKATQLSPIQLL, encoded by the exons ATGGGAGTGACCTCATCCTTAAGAAGAAATAACAAGAGTTTCCTCAGAATCTTCATGGTCTTGGTTCTAAGCTGTATACCAGGTAGAACCAATCTTTGTTCCAATAATTCTGTTACCACCCCAATAGATTTACCTATTCGTTCCTCGTTAGACTCACTAGATTTGGAAGGCTACATAAGCTTCAATGATGTCCACAATGCGTCCAAGGACTTTGGCAACAGATACCAGTTACCACCTCTCGCAGTTCTCCATCCAAGGTCAGTTTCTGATATCTCAACAATGGTGAGGCACATAGTACATCTTGGATCCACCTCAAATCTTACAGTAGCAGCCAGAGGCCATGGTCACTCGCTTCAAGGACAAGCTTTAGCTCATCAAGGTGTTGTCATCAACATGGAGTCACTTAGAAGTCTTGACATCAAGATTCACAAGGGGAAACAGCCGTATGTAGATGTCTCAGGTGGTGAATCATGGATCAACATACTAAGGGAGACTCTAAAATATGGTCTTTCACCAAAGTCATGGACTGATTACCTTCATCTCACTGTTGGAGGTACTCTTTCTAACGCTGGAATCAGTGGTCAAGCCTTCAAGTATGGACCCCAAATCAACAACGTCTACCAGCTAGAGATAGTCACAG GGAAAGGAGAAGTCATGACCTGTTCTGAGAAGCAAAACTCTGAACTTTTTCACAGTGTTCTTGGGGGGCTTGGACAGTTTGGCATAATCACCAGGGCAAGGATAGCTCTTGGACCAGCACCACATATG GTTAAATGGATCAGGGTACTCTACTCAGACTTCTCTGTGTTTTCAAGAGACCAAGAACATTTGATTACTAAGAAGAATGGTTTTGACTACGTGGAAGGGTTTGTGACAGTCAATAGAACCGACCTTCTCGATAACTGGAGGTCATCATTTAGTCCCAATGATTCCACAGGGGCAAGCCAGTTCAAGTCAGAAGGGAAAACTCTGTACTGTCTAGAAGTTGTGAAATATTACAACTTAGAAGAAGCTAACTCTATGCATCAG GAAGTGGAGCAGTTACTTTCAGAGTTGAGTTATATTCAGTCTACTTTGTTCTCATCTGAAGTGCCATACATTGAGTTTCTGGACCGTGTGCATATAGCGGAGATAAAACTGAGAGCAAAGGGTTTATGGGAGGTTCCACATCCCTGGCTGAATCTCCTGATTCCCAAGAGCAGCATTTTTGAGTTTGCTACTGAAGTTTTCAACAACATTCTCACAAGCAACAACAACGGTCCTATCCTTATTTATCCAGTCAACCAATCTAA ATGGAACAAACATACATCTTTGATCACTCCAGATGAAGATATCTTCTACCTGGTGGCCTTTCTCCCTTCTGCAGTGCCAAATCCTAACTCAGGGACAAATAACTTAGAGTACCTTTTGAGACAAAACCAAAAAGTGCTCAACTTCTGCGCAGAAGCAAACATCAACGTGAAGCAGTACTTGCCACATTACGAGACTCAGAGAGAGTGGAGATCACACTTTGGAAACAGATGGGAAACGTTTGCAAAGAGGAAACATGTGTATGACCCTCTGGCGATTCTAGCACCTGGTCACAGAATTTTCCAAAAGGCAACACAGTTATCTCCCATCCAACTTCTCTAA
- the LOC108847852 gene encoding cytokinin dehydrogenase 1-like isoform X2, translating into MGVTSSLRRNNKSFLRIFMVLVLSCIPDSLDLEGYISFNDVHNASKDFGNRYQLPPLAVLHPRSVSDISTMVRHIVHLGSTSNLTVAARGHGHSLQGQALAHQGVVINMESLRSLDIKIHKGKQPYVDVSGGESWINILRETLKYGLSPKSWTDYLHLTVGGTLSNAGISGQAFKYGPQINNVYQLEIVTGKGEVMTCSEKQNSELFHSVLGGLGQFGIITRARIALGPAPHMVKWIRVLYSDFSVFSRDQEHLITKKNGFDYVEGFVTVNRTDLLDNWRSSFSPNDSTGASQFKSEGKTLYCLEVVKYYNLEEANSMHQEVEQLLSELSYIQSTLFSSEVPYIEFLDRVHIAEIKLRAKGLWEVPHPWLNLLIPKSSIFEFATEVFNNILTSNNNGPILIYPVNQSKWNKHTSLITPDEDIFYLVAFLPSAVPNPNSGTNNLEYLLRQNQKVLNFCAEANINVKQYLPHYETQREWRSHFGNRWETFAKRKHVYDPLAILAPGHRIFQKATQLSPIQLL; encoded by the exons ATGGGAGTGACCTCATCCTTAAGAAGAAATAACAAGAGTTTCCTCAGAATCTTCATGGTCTTGGTTCTAAGCTGTATACCAG ACTCACTAGATTTGGAAGGCTACATAAGCTTCAATGATGTCCACAATGCGTCCAAGGACTTTGGCAACAGATACCAGTTACCACCTCTCGCAGTTCTCCATCCAAGGTCAGTTTCTGATATCTCAACAATGGTGAGGCACATAGTACATCTTGGATCCACCTCAAATCTTACAGTAGCAGCCAGAGGCCATGGTCACTCGCTTCAAGGACAAGCTTTAGCTCATCAAGGTGTTGTCATCAACATGGAGTCACTTAGAAGTCTTGACATCAAGATTCACAAGGGGAAACAGCCGTATGTAGATGTCTCAGGTGGTGAATCATGGATCAACATACTAAGGGAGACTCTAAAATATGGTCTTTCACCAAAGTCATGGACTGATTACCTTCATCTCACTGTTGGAGGTACTCTTTCTAACGCTGGAATCAGTGGTCAAGCCTTCAAGTATGGACCCCAAATCAACAACGTCTACCAGCTAGAGATAGTCACAG GGAAAGGAGAAGTCATGACCTGTTCTGAGAAGCAAAACTCTGAACTTTTTCACAGTGTTCTTGGGGGGCTTGGACAGTTTGGCATAATCACCAGGGCAAGGATAGCTCTTGGACCAGCACCACATATG GTTAAATGGATCAGGGTACTCTACTCAGACTTCTCTGTGTTTTCAAGAGACCAAGAACATTTGATTACTAAGAAGAATGGTTTTGACTACGTGGAAGGGTTTGTGACAGTCAATAGAACCGACCTTCTCGATAACTGGAGGTCATCATTTAGTCCCAATGATTCCACAGGGGCAAGCCAGTTCAAGTCAGAAGGGAAAACTCTGTACTGTCTAGAAGTTGTGAAATATTACAACTTAGAAGAAGCTAACTCTATGCATCAG GAAGTGGAGCAGTTACTTTCAGAGTTGAGTTATATTCAGTCTACTTTGTTCTCATCTGAAGTGCCATACATTGAGTTTCTGGACCGTGTGCATATAGCGGAGATAAAACTGAGAGCAAAGGGTTTATGGGAGGTTCCACATCCCTGGCTGAATCTCCTGATTCCCAAGAGCAGCATTTTTGAGTTTGCTACTGAAGTTTTCAACAACATTCTCACAAGCAACAACAACGGTCCTATCCTTATTTATCCAGTCAACCAATCTAA ATGGAACAAACATACATCTTTGATCACTCCAGATGAAGATATCTTCTACCTGGTGGCCTTTCTCCCTTCTGCAGTGCCAAATCCTAACTCAGGGACAAATAACTTAGAGTACCTTTTGAGACAAAACCAAAAAGTGCTCAACTTCTGCGCAGAAGCAAACATCAACGTGAAGCAGTACTTGCCACATTACGAGACTCAGAGAGAGTGGAGATCACACTTTGGAAACAGATGGGAAACGTTTGCAAAGAGGAAACATGTGTATGACCCTCTGGCGATTCTAGCACCTGGTCACAGAATTTTCCAAAAGGCAACACAGTTATCTCCCATCCAACTTCTCTAA